TTTCAAAGACGACGATGAGGTGTTCCATTGCGAGGTTACCAACGAAATCTTCAAGGACTACAAGTAAGACCATGACAGTCAAGACCGTTCCGAGACGTGTCCCTTAATCCGGTCGACGCGACACATTAAACGCGattgtttcgttttctttcggcCTCGTTTTATTCGGTATTAGTTGTGCTACCGAAAAAATGCATAAACGTGTCATAGTCGTTGTTTTCGTTCTCGTGTATTTTGTTGCAATTTTCAGCAAACCGTTGAGACGCAGTTTGTCACTTACAACGCGACTGAATATTTGTATACATTGCCATTGTTTAAACGTAGATCGACCGTTCGAATGTACACGTGTTGTGCTGACAGTCCGTTTTGGTTTTTGAATGTTTGATAATTGACGTTTGTTGTTcaagtatttttgtattttgaaaatttcatttttttcctccGCTTCtcggtaatattattattctctttcCTGTTTTATGATTGCAGTGAGTTCTGCGAGAGAATTATTTTGTGCAATTCACTTATATGGTCATGTAGCATTACTGGGAGAAGTAACATGACATTCGAAGAGGCGTTACAATGTGAGGAGAACGCGAAGAAAAGTCTTAAAGAATTTCCTATGGAGGTAATGTGTATTATCAAAAATGGGCTTTCATGTATTTTTAGCATAGAGCGTATAAtgtgtattttatattgcaGTTACGCATTCCTATATTATATCTTGCCAGTAAAACGAACAGATCTTCTTTCAATGAGATGATAGAGGATGTGTATCAGTTTGCAAGGGATCGTTATTTTGTTGGGGAAATGGTAGAAGCAAGTTTCACAGAGGATTCCTGGTGTGAATGTCATGTACTCCAAGTTATTGCGCCTTTAGAGCAGCAAATAAAAgcatatataaaagaaaataggtattaatatatttagtttGTTTGTAATGTTTTTCACCGGTTCACAATATTAGTAGATTTGTGTGTTCAGTAATTGTcagtatattgaaatattagtgATTTGTCTTTAATAACATGAATTGTCAGACAGAgttgtatatataatatgtattgaaATAGAATTCTAATATAATGCTCACTTCTGTCAGAAGTCCACAAGAACAACAGTATCATCCACCAGCGAAATTGTTTCGTTATGAAGTGGAACAATTAGACTGTGGTGATTCTGATGTCAGTCAACTAATGATTGTAGAAGCAGCTCAAGTAAGAAGGAGAAAGCAACATTATAGCAGAGaacgtaacaaaatatttctacgcCAATTGTGCGAGCAGAATGATAGCGGCATATGGATTGTTAAAGTTAGTAAGTTTGTtgttattgtataaattatttacataatttattaataaaatgtttgttatGTAATTTCAGGATAGTGTTTTACAAAAGTATGGAATTAATAAAGTACGTTTCGATACCATATTTGCTGGCCCTCCTCCTGATTTCACGTCGCGCATTAAAAAACCTATAAAGCATAAACAAGAATCGATAGAAAAATTTCTTACCGCGGacatttcgaaacaaaaaaCAATGGAGAAGCCAGATCCTCTAAAAAAAGTAAATCAGACAGGGGTAGAcataaaaaaatttagaaaaccAAGGTAAATAATCTAGTTGTATTAAAAGTATAAACTTCTATCAGTATGTTAATGCTATAATTTATCTAGAATGAATGGAAAATTCAAAGAGGAGCTTAAAGCGAAAGCTCTTGAAGAAAAAGCAAAACGCAAAGAGGAGAGAATATTAAAGAGTGAACAGAAAAGGGAAGAGAAGCAGAAACTAGCCGCTTTAGCTGCATATGTGAGACAGTGGAACAAACCCAGAGAAGACCTTGAATGCGAAGATCTTTCTCCAATTCCACAACCTGTACCAGTTAATACTGTGATACCAAATGACAAGTTTGGTGACTGTTGCATGATTTTAGAGTTTCTAGAGTTTTTTAATGAAGAATTGGAAgtttcttcatatttttcaaatggattTACTTTGGATCTATTGGAAAAAGCATTGTTAACTAAGGAAGCATCTGGACCTTGGAGTGATCTCTTACAATTGCTACTATCAAGCATCTTCAAGTATCAATCAGATGAGGAAGATGAAATTCAAGCATCCGATACAGTAACAAACGATACTACTACCAATGAGGGAGTGTCATCAATAACAAAAACAGTGAAACTTACTACAGTTACCTCTACTTGGAGTCCAACGTATCACGGTTCTAAATTATCAGAGCTAACATTGGATCATTCGACTTTGAGCGAGATCTTGAGGCAACATTTATTAAGTTCCGGTGAACGAATTGGCGAAGCTGCTTCTAAATGGAGATATTCTCAAAGAGGTTGGCTTTAAAACGTGATTAACAAATTGAAATGTTACAAacgttatataatataatggttTCTCTTCTAGGTGGATACACGAATCAAGACGATCCTGCAGTTCTGATGAGAAAGAAGGAGGCGCATATTTTGAGACTGTTAACCCATCGTAGCGTTCACGAGCTTGACTTCGACGATAAATTGAAAGTAGCCGCATGCCTCATCAATCAGTTACTCACTTTCGCCTCAGTACGAGATATGATTGAAGAGAGACACGAGAAGCTTCATCAAGCAAAAAAAGAACTGAGATCTTTTATACTAGCGGAGCAGAAAAAGGAGagggaggaaaaagaaaaaatgcgAGAGCGCGATAAGGATAATAAAGACATGAAAAGTGCACCGAAAAAAGTAACACGTGGTAATTGCGAcgaggagaagaaaaagaagctaAAAGAACTTCAGGAAGCATCCAAAGATGACCAAATGATGCTCTACTTGGGTTCCGATAGAGCTTACCGTAGGTACTGGAGACTCTTGTCGGTACCAGGTAATTACATATTTCTTAACTTATTGTCAAAATTGAACAATTACATTGGAtaagttatttttttttctgttcagGAATATTCGTGGAGAATGATGGATCTGGAGTAGGTACCTGTCTCCCCGAGGGTACACCTTATCAACCTGAATTGCAAGACGGAGAATCTACATATGCATATTTAAGGAACAAGTTTGAAGATGAATTCAGTGATAAGGAAAATAGCTTTAAAAAGACGAAGAAATCTCCTAAGAAGGTTTCGTTTTCCGATAAAAACGGACTTAAATCTCCGAGGAAAGATGTGATTCCTAGGAATGAATTTAAGCAAGAACTTTCCGATGTGAGGAGGAATTTAATGGCTTGTACAGGGGATAAAGAATGCCCGGTGCATTGGAAAAGACCAGAACCAAAATGGAGTTTCTTCGGAACGCAAAAGGACATTGAAACTCTGGTGAACGGTTTGAGTAAACGAGGAATTAGGGAAGGTGaacttagaaataatattatccaAGAAATGACAAGTGTGATGTCTGTTATCGAAGAATGCCCGAGGCATAAACTCAACCCTGACGTAGTGAGTATTTTATGACGCGCTTAGAATTTGAATACGCTTGTAGTGTTTCTTAAAGCACAGTTCAACGTTATGAACAAACTTTGGATACAGTTTTCAGATCCGATCAAGGAACATCCTAATAAAAcgacaaagaaaaacaaatatgaGAACGCTAATTTAAACTATCCTTCTGAGGTGCCTGTCGGAGATGTTTTTGAGTTCACTTTGAGAGACTTTATCTTAGACCtcgaagataaaataaaagcCGGTTGTTTGGGAAGTTTGAAAGTGAACAATCGCGATACGTGGAGGCATACAATTGATAGTAGATCCTACGGTAAACAATGTGATAAATTAGCGTACggtacaaatgaaataaatacagaTAGTCCCAACGGGTCACAGGATAAAGTTAAAAACGAGACTAAACATACTAGGTCGGATACTCCAAATTCCGAGATAGAAGGCCTTACTGTAAAGACTTACAAACACTCAGAGAAATCGTTAAGTACACTAAATGAAACTGACTTACTCCCTGACCCTAAGCAACAAGAAACCATTAAACAGTTGGCTTGCGCTATTTTGCAATTATCTCAAGCCATTGAACAGAAGTACTTAGTTAAACCGCGAGGCGTTAATGAGAAAGATAGAAAACACTTCACCGAAGAGAACAGAGAAAGATGGGAGCAATCACTTCTTGCGTCTACAAGCTGGTCACAGTTGTTCTTGCATTTAACCATTTTAGAAAATAACATTGCTTGGGATAAGAGCGCACTAAATGCTCAATGTTACATATGCAGACGACGTCGAGACGCTGAGAAGATGTTACTCTGCGATGGTTGTAACAAAGGTCACCATTTGTATTGTTTGAAACCAAAACTCACTGTAATTATCCTGTTTCTTATCCTTAAATGCGCGGTCCTTTAGATGCACCGATTAACATTGCGTATGCTCGTAGGCTGTACCAGATGGAGATTGGTATTGCAAAACATGTAAGCCACCGGTTAAGTCAAAATCGAAActtaagaaacgaaaaaaattcgAGGACGAATTAGAAGAAGAAGTAATATTGACCAAAGAAACTCGACACAATCGAGCGAGACGTGTTCTCGAAAGTGAAGAGGAAGAGGACCGTGAAGACGATGAATTGGAAGATGAGAACTTTGAGACCAtgtaagaattttttttttacgtGTACAGCGAATTGTTAATGTCAATCacgataatgataatatttcaGGAGTAGTCAAATGAACGTGTGCACTGCCTGTAGAAGCGGTGGAAAGTTAATCAATTGTGATTTATGTTCGAACTGTTATCACATAGAGTGTATAGATCCCCCTATAATAAGAGCACCACGTGGAAGATGGATTTGTTCAGATTGCAAGGACAGGAAAGATAGACGGACCAATATAAAAAAcggtaaataaatagaaatggtAATAAAAACACAATGATAGCAGAAACACTGTAGTAAGTCTCGAGAAATCTTTATGTACCACGTAGTATACTATTAatgttaattgttaatataataaatcagtttcttagttttaattGTGTTCTTAGTGAGGGGGCGCGAAAGGGAAAGGGACAAGGAGAGACTGTGCGCTGCAGCAGCACGCTCTCGCATCCATGGCTTTGCCAAGAGCCTCCTCACTACAGAATCGACAGACTGGGACGGTCTGTATCGAGATTCTATTCTACTTTCTTTTGGTATTCACATTTTTTTGTCTAGAAATTCACTAATGTTAGGAGCATTGTGTAGTTCTACACATTCATTCGTTATTTGCTAATGCAATGTACAGCGAATGACAAATAAGTAAGGCTTCGTTGCATGTCTTGGTTAGAAATCGTTGTTTTGCTACCAAAGTAAAGTAGCGAAGAAATTTACTTGGTTTATCTTTTCTATCGGACAGTgcaagaaaatgtaaaattcctTTTAGAATAATT
Above is a genomic segment from Nomia melanderi isolate GNS246 chromosome 8, iyNomMela1, whole genome shotgun sequence containing:
- the Acf gene encoding ATP-dependent chromatin assembly factor large subunit isoform X3 — its product is MPLLRKQPFQRLHVSSDFKDDDEVFHCEVTNEIFKDYNEFCERIILCNSLIWSCSITGRSNMTFEEALQCEENAKKSLKEFPMELRIPILYLASKTNRSSFNEMIEDVYQFARDRYFVGEMVEASFTEDSWCECHVLQVIAPLEQQIKAYIKENRSPQEQQYHPPAKLFRYEVEQLDCGDSDVSQLMIVEAAQVRRRKQHYSRERNKIFLRQLCEQNDSGIWIVKDSVLQKYGINKVRFDTIFAGPPPDFTSRIKKPIKHKQESIEKFLTADISKQKTMEKPDPLKKVNQTGVDIKKFRKPRMNGKFKEELKAKALEEKAKRKEERILKSEQKREEKQKLAALAAYVRQWNKPREDLECEDLSPIPQPVPVNTVIPNDKFGDCCMILEFLEFFNEELEVSSYFSNGFTLDLLEKALLTKEASGPWSDLLQLLLSSIFKYQSDEEDEIQASDTVTNDTTTNEGVSSITKTVKLTTVTSTWSPTYHGSKLSELTLDHSTLSEILRQHLLSSGERIGEAASKWRYSQRGGYTNQDDPAVLMRKKEAHILRLLTHRSVHELDFDDKLKVAACLINQLLTFASVRDMIEERHEKLHQAKKELRSFILAEQKKEREEKEKMRERDKDNKDMKSAPKKVTRGNCDEEKKKKLKELQEASKDDQMMLYLGSDRAYRRYWRLLSVPGIFVENDGSGVGTCLPEGTPYQPELQDGESTYAYLRNKFEDEFSDKENSFKKTKKSPKKVSFSDKNGLKSPRKDVIPRNEFKQELSDVRRNLMACTGDKECPVHWKRPEPKWSFFGTQKDIETLVNGLSKRGIREGELRNNIIQEMTSVMSVIEECPRHKLNPDVFSDPIKEHPNKTTKKNKYENANLNYPSEVPVGDVFEFTLRDFILDLEDKIKAGCLGSLKVNNRDTWRHTIDSRSYGKQCDKLAYGTNEINTDSPNGSQDKVKNETKHTRSDTPNSEIEGLTVKTYKHSEKSLSTLNETDLLPDPKQQETIKQLACAILQLSQAIEQKYLVKPRGVNEKDRKHFTEENRERWEQSLLASTSWSQLFLHLTILENNIAWDKSALNAQCYICRRRRDAEKMLLCDGCNKGHHLYCLKPKLTAVPDGDWYCKTCKPPVKSKSKLKKRKKFEDELEEEVILTKETRHNRARRVLESEEEEDREDDELEDENFETMSSQMNVCTACRSGGKLINCDLCSNCYHIECIDPPIIRAPRGRWICSDCKDRKDRRTNIKNVRGRERERDKERLCAAAARSRIHGFAKSLLTTESTDWDDSSNSEDTEPRQTRRAAKRAAEIEQVEDKGTIRGSMTRLQDLLTDIRHHRDSWPFLSPVTKDEVPDYHDIISNPMDFGTIKCKLNNGEYETLEHFFSDCQLVFDNCQAYNEEHSAVYNYVYRAGMRLLKYFEKRCKELSLNYEEETAVRPPDAKKPRMMGIDVDSSEEEDEEDEEEEEEELQKTR
- the Acf gene encoding ATP-dependent chromatin assembly factor large subunit isoform X6; its protein translation is MPLLRKQPFQRLHVSSDFKDDDEVFHCEVTNEIFKDYNEFCERIILCNSLIWSCSITGRSNMTFEEALQCEENAKKSLKEFPMELRIPILYLASKTNRSSFNEMIEDVYQFARDRYFVGEMVEASFTEDSWCECHVLQVIAPLEQQIKAYIKENRSPQEQQYHPPAKLFRYEVEQLDCGDSDVSQLMIVEAAQVRRRKQHYSRERNKIFLRQLCEQNDSGIWIVKDSVLQKYGINKVRFDTIFAGPPPDFTSRIKKPIKHKQESIEKFLTADISKQKTMEKPDPLKKVNQTGVDIKKFRKPRMNGKFKEELKAKALEEKAKRKEERILKSEQKREEKQKLAALAAYVRQWNKPREDLECEDLSPIPQPVPVNTVIPNDKFGDCCMILEFLEFFNEELEVSSYFSNGFTLDLLEKALLTKEASGPWSDLLQLLLSSIFKYQSDEEDEIQASDTVTNDTTTNEGVSSITKTVKLTTVTSTWSPTYHGSKLSELTLDHSTLSEILRQHLLSSGERIGEAASKWRYSQRGGYTNQDDPAVLMRKKEAHILRLLTHRSVHELDFDDKLKVAACLINQLLTFASVRDMIEERHEKLHQAKKELRSFILAEQKKEREEKEKMRERDKDNKDMKSAPKKVTRGNCDEEKKKKLKELQEASKDDQMMLYLGSDRAYRRYWRLLSVPGIFVENDGSGVGTCLPEGTPYQPELQDGESTYAYLRNKFEDEFSDKENSFKKTKKSPKKVSFSDKNGLKSPRKDVIPRNEFKQELSDVRRNLMACTGDKECPVHWKRPEPKWSFFGTQKDIETLVNGLSKRGIREGELRNNIIQEMTSVMSVIEECPRHKLNPDVFSDPIKEHPNKTTKKNKYENANLNYPSEVPVGDVFEFTLRDFILDLEDKIKAGCLGSLKVNNRDTWRHTIDSRSYGKQCDKLAYGTNEINTDSPNGSQDKVKNETKHTRSDTPNSEIEGLTVKTYKHSEKSLSTLNETDLLPDPKQQETIKQLACAILQLSQAIEQKYLVKPRGVNEKDRKHFTEENRERWEQSLLASTSWSQLFLHLTILENNIAWDKSALNAQCYICRRRRDAEKMLLCDGCNKGHHLYCLKPKLTAVPDGDWYCKTCKPPVKSKSKLKKRKKFEDELEEEVILTKETRHNRARRVLESEEEEDREDDELEDENFETMSSQMNVCTACRSGGKLINCDLCSNCYHIECIDPPIIRAPRGRWICSDCKDRKDRRTNIKNVRGRERERDKERLCAAAARSRIHGFAKSLLTTESTDWDGKKLMV
- the Acf gene encoding ATP-dependent chromatin assembly factor large subunit isoform X1; this encodes MPLLRKQPFQRLHVSSDFKDDDEVFHCEVTNEIFKDYNEFCERIILCNSLIWSCSITGRSNMTFEEALQCEENAKKSLKEFPMELRIPILYLASKTNRSSFNEMIEDVYQFARDRYFVGEMVEASFTEDSWCECHVLQVIAPLEQQIKAYIKENRSPQEQQYHPPAKLFRYEVEQLDCGDSDVSQLMIVEAAQVRRRKQHYSRERNKIFLRQLCEQNDSGIWIVKDSVLQKYGINKVRFDTIFAGPPPDFTSRIKKPIKHKQESIEKFLTADISKQKTMEKPDPLKKVNQTGVDIKKFRKPRMNGKFKEELKAKALEEKAKRKEERILKSEQKREEKQKLAALAAYVRQWNKPREDLECEDLSPIPQPVPVNTVIPNDKFGDCCMILEFLEFFNEELEVSSYFSNGFTLDLLEKALLTKEASGPWSDLLQLLLSSIFKYQSDEEDEIQASDTVTNDTTTNEGVSSITKTVKLTTVTSTWSPTYHGSKLSELTLDHSTLSEILRQHLLSSGERIGEAASKWRYSQRGGYTNQDDPAVLMRKKEAHILRLLTHRSVHELDFDDKLKVAACLINQLLTFASVRDMIEERHEKLHQAKKELRSFILAEQKKEREEKEKMRERDKDNKDMKSAPKKVTRGNCDEEKKKKLKELQEASKDDQMMLYLGSDRAYRRYWRLLSVPGIFVENDGSGVGTCLPEGTPYQPELQDGESTYAYLRNKFEDEFSDKENSFKKTKKSPKKVSFSDKNGLKSPRKDVIPRNEFKQELSDVRRNLMACTGDKECPVHWKRPEPKWSFFGTQKDIETLVNGLSKRGIREGELRNNIIQEMTSVMSVIEECPRHKLNPDVFSDPIKEHPNKTTKKNKYENANLNYPSEVPVGDVFEFTLRDFILDLEDKIKAGCLGSLKVNNRDTWRHTIDSRSYGKQCDKLAYGTNEINTDSPNGSQDKVKNETKHTRSDTPNSEIEGLTVKTYKHSEKSLSTLNETDLLPDPKQQETIKQLACAILQLSQAIEQKYLVKPRGVNEKDRKHFTEENRERWEQSLLASTSWSQLFLHLTILENNIAWDKSALNAQCYICRRRRDAEKMLLCDGCNKGHHLYCLKPKLTAVPDGDWYCKTCKPPVKSKSKLKKRKKFEDELEEEVILTKETRHNRARRVLESEEEEDREDDELEDENFETMSSQMNVCTACRSGGKLINCDLCSNCYHIECIDPPIIRAPRGRWICSDCKDRKDRRTNIKNVRGRERERDKERLCAAAARSRIHGFAKSLLTTESTDWDGLYRDSILLSFDSSNSEDTEPRQTRRAAKRAAEIEQVEDKGTIRGSMTRLQDLLTDIRHHRDSWPFLSPVTKDEVPDYHDIISNPMDFGTIKCKLNNGEYETLEHFFSDCQLVFDNCQAYNEEHSAVYNYVYRAGMRLLKYFEKRCKELSLNYEEETAVRPPDAKKPRMMGIDVDSSEEEDEEDEEEEEEELQKTR
- the Acf gene encoding ATP-dependent chromatin assembly factor large subunit isoform X7; the protein is MPLLRKQPFQRLHVSSDFKDDDEVFHCEVTNEIFKDYNEFCERIILCNSLIWSCSITGRSNMTFEEALQCEENAKKSLKEFPMELRIPILYLASKTNRSSFNEMIEDVYQFARDRYFVGEMVEASFTEDSWCECHVLQVIAPLEQQIKAYIKENRSPQEQQYHPPAKLFRYEVEQLDCGDSDVSQLMIVEAAQVRRRKQHYSRERNKIFLRQLCEQNDSGIWIVKDSVLQKYGINKVRFDTIFAGPPPDFTSRIKKPIKHKQESIEKFLTADISKQKTMEKPDPLKKVNQTGVDIKKFRKPRMNGKFKEELKAKALEEKAKRKEERILKSEQKREEKQKLAALAAYVRQWNKPREDLECEDLSPIPQPVPVNTVIPNDKFGDCCMILEFLEFFNEELEVSSYFSNGFTLDLLEKALLTKEASGPWSDLLQLLLSSIFKYQSDEEDEIQASDTVTNDTTTNEGVSSITKTVKLTTVTSTWSPTYHGSKLSELTLDHSTLSEILRQHLLSSGERIGEAASKWRYSQRGGYTNQDDPAVLMRKKEAHILRLLTHRSVHELDFDDKLKVAACLINQLLTFASVRDMIEERHEKLHQAKKELRSFILAEQKKEREEKEKMRERDKDNKDMKSAPKKVTRGNCDEEKKKKLKELQEASKDDQMMLYLGSDRAYRRYWRLLSVPGIFVENDGSGVGTCLPEGTPYQPELQDGESTYAYLRNKFEDEFSDKENSFKKTKKSPKKVSFSDKNGLKSPRKDVIPRNEFKQELSDVRRNLMACTGDKECPVHWKRPEPKWSFFGTQKDIETLVNGLSKRGIREGELRNNIIQEMTSVMSVIEECPRHKLNPDVFSDPIKEHPNKTTKKNKYENANLNYPSEVPVGDVFEFTLRDFILDLEDKIKAGCLGSLKVNNRDTWRHTIDSRSYGKQCDKLAYGTNEINTDSPNGSQDKVKNETKHTRSDTPNSEIEGLTVKTYKHSEKSLSTLNETDLLPDPKQQETIKQLACAILQLSQAIEQKYLVKPRGVNEKDRKHFTEENRERWEQSLLASTSWSQLFLHLTILENNIAWDKSALNAQCYICRRRRDAEKMLLCDGCNKGHHLYCLKPKLTAVPDGDWYCKTCKPPVKSKSKLKKRKKFEDELEEEVILTKETRHNRARRVLESEEEEDREDDELEDENFETMSSQMNVCTACRSGGKLINCDLCSNCYHIECIDPPIIRAPRGRWICSDCKDRKDRRTNIKNGKKLMV
- the Acf gene encoding ATP-dependent chromatin assembly factor large subunit isoform X2, with protein sequence MPLLRKQPFQRLHVSSDFKDDDEVFHCEVTNEIFKDYNEFCERIILCNSLIWSCSITGRSNMTFEEALQCEENAKKSLKEFPMELRIPILYLASKTNRSSFNEMIEDVYQFARDRYFVGEMVEASFTEDSWCECHVLQVIAPLEQQIKAYIKENRSPQEQQYHPPAKLFRYEVEQLDCGDSDVSQLMIVEAAQVRRRKQHYSRERNKIFLRQLCEQNDSGIWIVKDSVLQKYGINKVRFDTIFAGPPPDFTSRIKKPIKHKQESIEKFLTADISKQKTMEKPDPLKKVNQTGVDIKKFRKPRMNGKFKEELKAKALEEKAKRKEERILKSEQKREEKQKLAALAAYVRQWNKPREDLECEDLSPIPQPVPVNTVIPNDKFGDCCMILEFLEFFNEELEVSSYFSNGFTLDLLEKALLTKEASGPWSDLLQLLLSSIFKYQSDEEDEIQASDTVTNDTTTNEGVSSITKTVKLTTVTSTWSPTYHGSKLSELTLDHSTLSEILRQHLLSSGERIGEAASKWRYSQRGGYTNQDDPAVLMRKKEAHILRLLTHRSVHELDFDDKLKVAACLINQLLTFASVRDMIEERHEKLHQAKKELRSFILAEQKKEREEKEKMRERDKDNKDMKSAPKKVTRGNCDEEKKKKLKELQEASKDDQMMLYLGSDRAYRRYWRLLSVPGIFVENDGSGVGTCLPEGTPYQPELQDGESTYAYLRNKFEDEFSDKENSFKKTKKSPKKVSFSDKNGLKSPRKDVIPRNEFKQELSDVRRNLMACTGDKECPVHWKRPEPKWSFFGTQKDIETLVNGLSKRGIREGELRNNIIQEMTSVMSVIEECPRHKLNPDVFSDPIKEHPNKTTKKNKYENANLNYPSEVPVGDVFEFTLRDFILDLEDKIKAGCLGSLKVNNRDTWRHTIDSRSYGKQCDKLAYGTNEINTDSPNGSQDKVKNETKHTRSDTPNSEIEGLTVKTYKHSEKSLSTLNETDLLPDPKQQETIKQLACAILQLSQAIEQKYLVKPRGVNEKDRKHFTEENRERWEQSLLASTSWSQLFLHLTILENNIAWDKSALNAQCYICRRRRDAEKMLLCDGCNKGHHLYCLKPKLTAVPDGDWYCKTCKPPVKSKSKLKKRKKFEDELEEEVILTKETRHNRARRVLESEEEEDREDDELEDENFETMSSQMNVCTACRSGGKLINCDLCSNCYHIECIDPPIIRAPRGRWICSDCKDRKDRRTNIKNVRGRERERDKERLCAAAARSRIHGFAKSLLTTESTDWDGLYRDSILLSFDSSNSEDTEPRQTRRAAKRAAEIEQVEDKGTIRGSMTRLQDLLTDIRHHRDSWPFLSPVTKDEVPDYHDIISNPMDFGTIKCKLNNGEYETLEHFFSDCQLVFDNCQAYNEEHSAVYKAGMRLLKYFEKRCKELSLNYEEETAVRPPDAKKPRMMGIDVDSSEEEDEEDEEEEEEELQKTR
- the Acf gene encoding ATP-dependent chromatin assembly factor large subunit isoform X4 translates to MPLLRKQPFQRLHVSSDFKDDDEVFHCEVTNEIFKDYNEFCERIILCNSLIWSCSITGRSNMTFEEALQCEENAKKSLKEFPMELRIPILYLASKTNRSSFNEMIEDVYQFARDRYFVGEMVEASFTEDSWCECHVLQVIAPLEQQIKAYIKENRSPQEQQYHPPAKLFRYEVEQLDCGDSDVSQLMIVEAAQVRRRKQHYSRERNKIFLRQLCEQNDSGIWIVKDSVLQKYGINKVRFDTIFAGPPPDFTSRIKKPIKHKQESIEKFLTADISKQKTMEKPDPLKKVNQTGVDIKKFRKPRMNGKFKEELKAKALEEKAKRKEERILKSEQKREEKQKLAALAAYVRQWNKPREDLECEDLSPIPQPVPVNTVIPNDKFGDCCMILEFLEFFNEELEVSSYFSNGFTLDLLEKALLTKEASGPWSDLLQLLLSSIFKYQSDEEDEIQASDTVTNDTTTNEGVSSITKTVKLTTVTSTWSPTYHGSKLSELTLDHSTLSEILRQHLLSSGERIGEAASKWRYSQRGGYTNQDDPAVLMRKKEAHILRLLTHRSVHELDFDDKLKVAACLINQLLTFASVRDMIEERHEKLHQAKKELRSFILAEQKKEREEKEKMRERDKDNKDMKSAPKKVTRGNCDEEKKKKLKELQEASKDDQMMLYLGSDRAYRRYWRLLSVPGIFVENDGSGVGTCLPEGTPYQPELQDGESTYAYLRNKFEDEFSDKENSFKKTKKSPKKVSFSDKNGLKSPRKDVIPRNEFKQELSDVRRNLMACTGDKECPVHWKRPEPKWSFFGTQKDIETLVNGLSKRGIREGELRNNIIQEMTSVMSVIEECPRHKLNPDVFSDPIKEHPNKTTKKNKYENANLNYPSEVPVGDVFEFTLRDFILDLEDKIKAGCLGSLKVNNRDTWRHTIDSRSYGKQCDKLAYGTNEINTDSPNGSQDKVKNETKHTRSDTPNSEIEGLTVKTYKHSEKSLSTLNETDLLPDPKQQETIKQLACAILQLSQAIEQKYLVKPRGVNEKDRKHFTEENRERWEQSLLASTSWSQLFLHLTILENNIAWDKSALNAQCYICRRRRDAEKMLLCDGCNKGHHLYCLKPKLTAVPDGDWYCKTCKPPVKSKSKLKKRKKFEDELEEEVILTKETRHNRARRVLESEEEEDREDDELEDENFETMSSQMNVCTACRSGGKLINCDLCSNCYHIECIDPPIIRAPRGRWICSDCKDRKDRRTNIKNDSSNSEDTEPRQTRRAAKRAAEIEQVEDKGTIRGSMTRLQDLLTDIRHHRDSWPFLSPVTKDEVPDYHDIISNPMDFGTIKCKLNNGEYETLEHFFSDCQLVFDNCQAYNEEHSAVYNYVYRAGMRLLKYFEKRCKELSLNYEEETAVRPPDAKKPRMMGIDVDSSEEEDEEDEEEEEEELQKTR